The following proteins come from a genomic window of Anopheles ziemanni chromosome 3, idAnoZiCoDA_A2_x.2, whole genome shotgun sequence:
- the LOC131286147 gene encoding protein snakeskin, translating to MVSAETVGSIFIKVFKVVINIVVLIIYRTGYGGDFLGIGGTWNLNEEKSPDAEIVASGVFVGFIIYTGVQLITFGFGTTKHKYELSDTIMNVVGTFMWVAVGGTALHYWHGYLAEHDFENITSERTAGLALGALCVINGALYLADTVLAFIHYTKYA from the exons ATGGTGTCCGCAGAAACTGTCGGTTCCATATTCATAAAAGTGTTCAAAGTG GTTATTAACATTGTGGTACTTATCATCTACCGCACCGGTTATGGAGGAGACTTCCTTGGTATTGGAGGAACCTGGAACCTGAACGAGGAGAAGAGTCCGGATGCGGAAATCGTGGCCTCCGGGGTGTTCGTCGGTTTCATCATCTACACCGGTGTGCAGCTGATCACCTTCGGTTTCGGAACCACCAAACACAAGTACGAGCTCTCCGACACGATCATGAACGTGGTCGGTACGTTCATGTGGGTGGCCGTCGGCGGTACAGCCCTGCACTACTGGCACGGCTACCTGGCGGAGCACGACTTCGAGAACATCACTTCCGAGCGGACG GCTGGACTGGCGCTTGGCGCACTGTGCGTCATCAACGGAGCCCTCTACCTGGCCGATACCGTTCTGGCCTTCATTCACTATACTAAATACGCCTAA